In Carassius gibelio isolate Cgi1373 ecotype wild population from Czech Republic chromosome B17, carGib1.2-hapl.c, whole genome shotgun sequence, a single window of DNA contains:
- the akap12a gene encoding A-kinase anchor protein 12 isoform X11 gives MGATASSAQRDSRCEEDTAVEELPAAESDARDDAGADNKLLQKNGQISSLNVKTSNHADELNGNFEERVLADVGSGFVTLKEDGTETIEDIQEMDALQPVMKNESTEMVDADSVTVKEETEEDDISEVGFKKIFRFVGFKFTLKKDTCENTESDGQAEKVTSPSEDSSDTQENSTVAANENTPAETREIEVSSQPDAAEPSQQTDNEKELDQDIKIVEHHVEDTPEKELEKEGSPELEEPISPIKQFFTQGIFASLRKKKKEEEMLKESKEDEIKRIERMGLEEAKKEDSKCICLDIPHITSEEEKDTQEKDNDTLLPEGEFQNSLEKDKVQGSPLKRLFRKFSTKRQRESKSAEKVIEAEEQVSEHPKPSLELTELAEVEEPVVGEPKPDEEELVANVSPQETKKKPDTTASWEALICGGSAKKRARKTNEDETPEKREVYEKATDSPLGSSTEGDYDHLTSSNEQSGSPAEEEMGSTWKTLKKMVIQKRKVRTGENSTPEQIPSDSEMNKDEPFTMKKLIPGHKKRKSDESKDQTSSDGAAKDHKTGDEDDETPAIIPLSEYEIIEPESLKELHEQQVEITIEHEMPEMASPVLEQDTSDNLLPKVAATVPINTGPTVICGLPEDFEELTDFLSKHQQLSDIPEEGIIEESIETPKSSAEWTTQDDTLAEDIVELTADAVTAPEPSSEQFIGDDTTEMVSAVSQLTNSPRSSGHFTPVSAEYGLQTPDVILQEAIQSICMTPSVQSVTTKDESQESLAISFSPYIVQSSTTEETKVLVAHKKTEATAICTGLESQEIESVEEHLPAPLVEVIPEVSDAVPTELVSDNFKNETEVAGLWTDEVYEAEIKKLKTEYQELIVSEKESATETELSVEQVIPLVAEPLVGESEETHMEKQREECTTSIELRQVIETMQSEAGLEQVMSDYTHDPETECPLHSVLEEPVYEQPVAAEPEKDLTLSDVKLFVAEYDQPASTELVETSTQGDTDISKEVKEIEINASAVECLEVTATDSIISPIPDHIQAETLGLEGSLKLEAAESMQVEACEIQFDIKDAVLLAGDSAVAVEDISGKIQEKDYEQTAQQDIKEIHVEEETGDDVASEAVKNISEAGDESLAREQLPAKGVSLPEPVLVEETEEHQKEDTKMHLDDKVEDGTDGIFVKEEEEHAVKEGQPLTNTGSNETPIYESPEIIVDPGSEIGEMVYKIREHTVVSAFSKDLSEHTETPELPHTRSEVIQIPLEIVLPEVEAEPVAPEIAQPATTENIKTGKVLEMVAIIENTTKQSGKEKPMVPEPVTQVLSKSKLPKATEQEGEEIDGDQSPAMTSSEMKEIAVPEEKDTMAVAPKPEPEGVDSEMTMIKIPTITVLAQNYTAAETEVSNMSEKENEEDENASLKCESLEQVTEKILSNELHVDKTEIKDEIPAVIEITTIAQESPLTSEVTAKTPEVAVSEIQSEVVSELRAETLEVREPKVEIPVVSEVKVETAVVAELEVETPVVTSVAKELELETLVVTSMAKTTDTNNSAVTSQNQNIDSDTSVLTTVIKEQVVEIPTVISVVVTPATPLDELTPVVTLGNGSKDVPPVKETPVETLNVESVIVKTAVSPVVEIQNVIPVVATPDLGSVIVTEAASPVVSTGTVTTKIEETPVLSTVVETPVFSVTEVKSTPATVEKTVVSPVLQIPATVTSFVETPAVDSVKETVPLEEVTLDVTSFAETHVSQVIETLIVSVTSVKPTVVEMAKTPDTEMPAMSSMTVAEAVSPVVGTSSGTPVASETIMIPEVKTSVVTSAAETSLVTPAVETPAQISVIATNAAPPVTPAATAASETSEAVETAIVESPPVAVVETPVVTQVVETLGKVLVMVTETVPLVDVSEETAAVETPVEFPVLQTSVVNSAPVAEDKTPLVTPVVQTSGQVSEKVTDTTPPVVVSAVTATVETPVMIPVVEAPVLKSTPVALVETPVVTQVVQTPGQVLVAVTDTTPPVVVSAVTATVETPVMIPVVESPVVKSTPAAVVNTPVVTPVVQTSGQVSEKVTDTIPPVVVSAATATVETPVMIPVVEVPVVKSTAVAVVETPVVTPAVQTPGKVSEKATYTTPPVVVSAVTATVETPVMIPVVEAPVVKSTPVAVVETPVVTPVVQTPGQVSEKVTDTTPPVFVSAVTATVETPVTIPVVEAPVLKSTPVALVETPVVTPVVQTSGQVSEKVTDTIPPVVVSAATATVETHVMIPVVEVPVVKSTAVAVVETPVVTQVVQTPGQVLVAVTDTTPPVVVSAVTATVETPVMIPVVESPVVKSTPAAVVNTPVVTPVVQTSGQVSEKVTDTIPPVVVSAATATVETHVMIPVVEVPVVKSTAVAVVETPVVTPAVQTPGKVSEKATDTTPPVVVSAVTATVETPVMIPVVEAPFVKSTPVAVVETPVVYPVVQTPGQVLVAVTEATPPAVVSAVTAAAETPVVISVVERSVVSLVLETTTEAPTAIAMAERPVMIPVVQTPVLVSVIAKEAAPPVFLPAVTAGPEVETPVSVPEAPAVILAVQTPMKEQVAQTRTTPAMVLVKATSVVTGMEAPTVTGTPLSHGVMGPAVATVIVATAPPVATPEVKKTMLQVVEQEKREAKSEASVVSKDVEPPFVAAKEVKISVLTQECISDEENGKASLRHTSTEPQSEVEEDVWEDAVDNIGDSPCQVTYTEDAPQDTAAKQTSDAAI, from the exons ATGGGAGCTACGGCATCCTCCGCGCAACGGGACAGCAGATGTGAGGAGGACACAGCGGTGGAGGAGCTCCCTGCAGCGGAGAGCGATGCTCGGGACGACGCCGGTGCTGATAACAAG TTATTACAGAAAAATGGCCAGATCTCCAGTTTGAATGTAAAGACAAGCAACCATGCAGATGAATTAAATGGCAACTTTGAGGAGAGAGTACTTGCAGATG TTGGCTCAGGGTTTGTTACTCTGAAAGAAGATGGCACAGAAACAATTGAAGACATCCAGGAAATGGATGCTCTTCAACCAGTAATGAAGAATGAGAGCACAGAGATGGTTGATGCAGATAGTGTGACTGTGAAGGAGGAAACTGAGGAGGATGATATCAGTGAAGTTGGGTTCAAAAAAATCTTCAGATTTGTTGGATTTAAGTTTACCCTAAAAAAAGACACATGTGAAAACACTGAATCAGATGGACAAGCAGAAAAAGTTACAAGTCCCTCAGAGGACTCCAGTGACACCCAGGAGAACAGTACAGTAGCAGCAAATGAAAACACACCTGCTGAGACACGAGAAATTGAGGTGTCTTCCCAGCCTGATGCAGCTGAACCCTCTCAACAAACAGACAATGAAAAAGAGCTGGATCAGGACATAAAGATAGTGGAACATCATGTGGAGGACACACCTGAGAAAGAACTGGAAAAAGAAGGAAGTCCTGAGCTGGAGGAACCAATTTCACCAATCAAGCAATTCTTTACACAAGGAATTTTTGCCagtttgagaaagaaaaagaaagaagaggaaaTGCTAAAAGAGAGTAAGGAAGACGAAATCAAGAGAATTGAGAGAATGGGTTTAGAAGAGGCCAAAAAAGAAGACAGTAAATGTATATGCCTTGATATCCCTCATATTACATCAGAGGAAGAAAAAGATACACAGGAGAAAGACAATGACACATTGTTACCTGAAGGAGAGTTTCAGAATTCTCTAGAGAAAGATAAGGTACAAGGAAGTCCACTTAAAAGACTTTTCAGGAAATTTTCCACAAAAAGGCAGCGAGAAAGTAAATCTGCAGAAAAGGTGATTGAGGCAGAAGAACAAGTCTCTGAACACCCAAAACCATCCTTGGAATTGACAGAGCTCGCAGAAGTGGAGGAACCAGTGGTTGGGGAACCAAAACCTGATGAAGAGGAGCTGGTGGCTAATGTAAGCCCTCAAGAGACCAAAAAGAAACCTGACACCACCGCTTCCTGGGAGGCACTGATTTGTGGTGGTTCTGCTAAAAAAAGAGCTAGAAAAACAAATGAGGATGAAACACCAGAGAAAAGAGAAGTATATGAAAAAGCAACTGACTCTCCATTGGGAAGTTCAACAGAGGGGGATTATGATCATCTCACATCATCTAATGAACAAAGTGGAAGTCCTGCTGAAGAAGAGATGGGATCCACATGGAAGACGTTAAAAAAAATGGTCATCCAGAAGAGAAAGGTCAGAACTGGAGAAAATAGTACCCCTGAGCAGATACCTTCAGATAGTGAGATGAACAAAGACGAACCGTTTACTATGAAGAAACTCATTCCAGGGCATAAAAAGAGAAAATCAGATGAAAGCAAAGACCAGACATCGTCCGATGGGGCTGCAAAGGATCATAAAAcaggtgatgaagatgatgagacCCCAGCTATTATTCCTCTGTCTGAGTATGAAATAATTGAGCCTGAAAGTCTGAAGGAGTTGCATGAGCAACAAGTTGAAATCACAATAGAACATGAGATGCCAGAGATGGCTTCACCAGTGTTAGAACAAGACACATCTGATAACTTGTTGCCAAAAGTTGCAGCTACAGTTCCAATTAACACTGGACCAACAGTCATATGTGGATTACCAGAAGACTTTGAAGAACTTACAGACTTCTTGAGCAAACATCAGCAACTGAGTGATATTCCAGAAGAAGGCATCATTGAGGAAAGCATTGAAACACCAAAATCCTCTGCTGAGTGGACAACACAGGATGACACCTTAGCTGAGGACATTGTGGAGTTGACAGCAGATGCGGTCACTGCCCCAGAACCATCAAGTGAACAATTTATTGGGGATGACACTACTGAAATGGTCTCGGCAGTCTCGCAACTAACCAATTCACCCAGGTCATCTGGGCATTTTACACCAGTGTCAGCTGAATATGGCTTACAAACACCAGATGTGATCCTACAGGAAGCTATTCAATCTATCTGCATGACTCCAAGTGTTCAGTCAGTAACTACAAAAGATGAAAGCCAAGAATCTCTGGCCATATCATTTTCACCTTATATTGTGCAGTCCTCCACAACAGAGGAAACAAAGGTTTTGGTTGCACATAAGAAAACTGAGGCAACAGCAATATGTACAGGACTGGAATCTCAAGAAATAGAATCTGTTGAAGAACATCTCCCTGCACCCTTAGTGGAGGTAATACCTGAAGTAAGTGATGCTGTCCCGACTGAATTAGTCTCTGAtaactttaaaaatgaaactgaagTTGCAGGACTTTGGACAGATGAGGTCTATGAGGCTGAAATTAAGAAACTAAAGACTGAGTATCAGGAATTAATTGTAAGTGAAAAGGAATCTGCCACTGAAACTGAGCTAAGTGTAGAGCAAGTTATTCCGTTAGTGGCAGAGCCTCTTGTGGGAGAATCAGAGGAGACTCATATGGAGAAACAAAGAGAGGAATGTACAACTAGTATTGAACTCAGACAGGTAATTGAGACAATGCAAAGTGAAGCTGGGCTGGAACAGGTTATGTCAGATTACACCCATGATCCTGAAACAGAGTGTCCACTGCATTCAGTGTTAGAGGAACCTGTATATGAACAACCAGTAGCGGCTGAACCTGAAAAAGACCTCACGCTTTCAGATGTTAAATTGTTCGTTGCTGAGTATGATCAACCTGCATCAACTGAATTAGTTGAGACTTCGACACAAGGTGATACAGACATAAGTAAAGAAGTCAAAGAAATAGAAATTAATGCTTCTGCTGTGGAGTGTCTGGAAGTCACAGCGACTGATAGTATTATAAGTCCAATTCCAGATCACATACAGGCAGAGACACTGGGGTTAGAAGGGAGTTTAAAATTAGAAGCAGCTGAATCAATGCAAGTTGAAGCCTGTGAAATACAATTTGACATAAAAGATGCAGTCTTATTAGCAGGTGATTCAGCAGTGGCTGTGGAGGACATCAGTGGGAAAATACAAGAAAAAGATTATGAACAAACGGCACAGCAGGACATTAAGGAAATACATGTAGAAGAAGAAACAGGGGATGATGTTGCTTCAGAAGctgttaaaaatatttcagaagcTGGAGATGAATCATTAGCCAGAGAACAGCTGCCAGCCAAGGGGGTGTCACTTCCAGAACCAGTATTAGTTGAAGAGACTGAAGAGCACCAGAAAGAAGACACTAAAATGCATTTGGATGATAAAGTGGAAGATGGAACGGATGGGATTTTtgtgaaagaggaagaggaacatGCAGTGAAGGAAGGGCAGCCTCTGACAAACACTGGCAGCAATGAAACTCCTATTTATGAATCTCCTGAAATAATTGTTGATCCAGGAAGTGAAATTGGAGAGATGGTTTATAAAATAAGAGAACACACAGTTGTTTCAGCATTTTCAAAAGATTTATCTGAGCACACAGAAACACCAGAATTGCCTCACACTAGGTCTGAAGTCATACAAATACCGCTAGAAATAGTATTGCCAGAAGTTGAAGCAGAACCTGTAGCACCAGAAATTGCACAACCAGCAACAACAGAGAATATTAAAACTGGTAAAGTTTTAGAAATGGTTGCCATTATTGAGAACACAACAAAACAATCTGGGAAAGAGAAGCCTATGGTACCTGAACCAGTAACACAGGTTCTTTCAAAATCTAAGCTACCAAAAGCAACAGAACAAGAGGGTGAAGAAATAGATGGTGACCAGTCCCCAGCAATGACATCATCAGAAATGAAAGAAATTGCAGTTCCAGAAGAAAAAGATACAATGGCTGTTGCTCCCAAACCAGAACCAGAAGGGGTTGATTCAGAGATGACTATGATTAAAATACCTACCATCACAGTGCTGGCACAAAATTATACTGCTGCAGAAACAGAGGTTAGTAATATGAGTGAAAAGGAGAATGAAGAAGATGAAAATGCTAGTCTAAAATGTGAATCTCTTGAACAGGTTACAGAAAAGATACTGTCAAATGAGTTGCATGTAGACAAGACAGAAATTAAAGATGAAATACCTGCAGTAATCGAAATAACAACCATTGCACAAGAATCACCACTGACCTCTGAAGTAACAGCAAAAACACCAGAAGTTGCTGTTTCTGAGATACAGTCAGAAGTAGTCAGTGAACTCAGGGCTGAGACACTTGAAGTGAGAGAACCAAAGGTAGAAATTCCTGTGGTATCAGAAGTGAAAGTAGAGACAGCTGTAGTAGCTGAGCTGGAAGTGGAGACACCAGTTGTCACCTCAGTGGCTAAAGAACTTGAATTAGAAACACTAGTGGTTACATCTATGGCAAAAACAACTGATACCAATAATTCCGCTGTTACATCACAAAATCAAAACATAGACTCTGACACATCAGTGTTAACAACGGTGATCAAAGAGCAAGTAGTGGAGATTCCCACTGTTATTTCTGTGGTAGTGACACCAGCTACACCTTTAGATGAATTAACACCAGTTGTAACTCTAGGCAATGGGTCAAAGGATGTACCTCCTGTAAAAGAGACACCTGTCGAAACACTAAATGTCGAATCAGTGATTGTGAAGACTGCTGTGTCCCCAGTAGTAGAGATACAGAATGTGATTCCAGTGGTAGCAACACCAGATCTTGGTTCAGTAATAGTAACAGAAGCTGCATCTCCAGTGGTAAGTACAGGAACAGTGACTACTAAAATAGAAGAAACACCAGTTTTGAGCACCGTTGTAGAAACACCTGTTTTTTCTGTCACAGAAGTAAAATCAACTCCAGCTACAGTAGAGAAAACAGTAGTGTCCCCTGTATTACAGATCCCAGCCACAGTAACATCTTTTGTGGAGACTCCAGCTGTTGATTCAGTCAAAGAAACTGTACCTCTAGAAGAGGTTACACTAGATGTGACCTCATTTGCAGAAACACATGTAAGCCAAGTAATTGAAACTCTCATTGTCTCCGTCACATCAGTAAAACCAACTGTAGTGGAAATGGCAAAGACACCAGACACTGAGATGCCAGCTATGAGTTCAATGACAGTGGCAGAGGCTGTATCTCCTGTAGTAGGTACATCATCTGGAACTCCAGTAGCATCAGAAACAATTATGATCCCAGAAGTAAAAACTTCAGTAGTAACTTCAGCCGCAGAGACATCACTTGTGACACCAGCAGTAGAAACACCAGCTCAGATTTCAGTAATTGCAACAAATGCAGCACCTCCAGTAACTCCAGCAGCAACTGCAGCATCAGAAACATCAGAAGCTGTAGAAACAGCTATTGTAGAGTCACCTCCAGTTGCAGTGGTTGAGACACCAGTTGTGACCCAAGTGGTAGAGACACTAGGTAAGGTTTTAGTGATGGTAACAGAGACTGTCCCTCTGGTAGATGTTTCAGAAGAAACTGCAGCAGTAGAAACACCTGTTGAGTTCCCAGTATTACAAACTTCCGTTGTTAATTCAGCTCCAGTTGCAGAGGATAAGACACCACTTGTGACCCCAGTTGTGCAGACATCAGGTCAG GTTTCAGAAAAGGTAACAGACACTACACCTCCAGTAGTTGTTTCAGCAGTAACTGCAACAGTAGAAACACCTGTTATGATCCCTGTAGTAGAAGCACCGGTTTTAAAGTCAACTCCAGTTGCATTGGTTGAGACACCAGTGGTGACCCAGGTGGTACAGACACCAGGTCAGGTTTTAGTTGCAGTAACAGACACTACACCTCCAGTAGTTGTTTCAGCAGTAACTGCAACAGTAGAAACACCTGTTATGATCCCAGTAGTAGAATCACCAGTTGTAAAGTCAACTCCAGCTGCAGTGGTTAATACACCAGTTGTGACACCAGTTGTGCAGACATCAGGTCAGGTTTCAGAAAAGGTAACAGACACTATACCTCCAGTAGTTGTTTCAGCAGCAACTGCCACAGTAGAAACACCTGTTATGATCCCAGTAGTCGAAGTGCCAGTTGTAAAGTCAACTGCAGTTGCAGTGGTTGAGACACCAGTTGTGACCCCAGCGGTACAGACACCAGGTAAAGTTTCAGAGAAGGCAACATACACTACACCTCCAGTAGTTGTTTCAGCAGTAACTGCAACAGTAGAAACACCTGTTATGATCCCAGTAGTAGAAGCACCAGTTGTAAAGTCAACTCCAGTTGCAGTGGTTGAGACACCAGTAGTGACCCCAGTGGTACAGACACCAGGTCAGGTTTCAGAGAAGGTAACAGACACTACACCTCCAGTATTTGTTTCAGCAGTAACTGCAACAGTAGAAACACCTGTTACGATCCCTGTAGTAGAAGCACCGGTTTTAAAGTCAACTCCAGTTGCATTGGTTGAGACACCAGTTGTGACCCCAGTTGTGCAGACATCAGGTCAGGTTTCAGAAAAGGTAACAGACACTATACCTCCAGTAGTTGTTTCAGCAGCAACTGCCACAGTAGAAACACATGTTATGATCCCAGTAGTCGAAGTGCCAGTTGTAAAGTCAACTGCAGTTGCAGTGGTTGAGACACCAGTGGTGACCCAGGTGGTACAGACACCAGGTCAGGTTTTAGTTGCAGTAACAGACACTACACCTCCAGTAGTTGTTTCAGCAGTAACTGCAACAGTAGAAACACCTGTTATGATCCCAGTAGTAGAATCACCAGTTGTAAAGTCAACTCCAGCTGCAGTGGTTAATACACCAGTTGTGACACCAGTTGTGCAGACATCAGGTCAGGTTTCAGAAAAGGTAACAGACACTATACCTCCAGTAGTTGTTTCAGCAGCAACTGCCACAGTAGAAACACATGTTATGATCCCAGTAGTCGAAGTGCCAGTTGTAAAGTCAACTGCAGTTGCAGTGGTTGAGACACCAGTTGTGACCCCAGCGGTACAGACACCAGGTAAAGTTTCAGAGAAGGCAACAGACACTACACCTCCAGTAGTTGTTTCAGCAGTAACTGCAACAGTAGAAACACCTGTTATGATCCCAGTAGTAGAAGCACCGTTTGTAAAGTCAACTCCAGTTGCAGTGGTTGAGACACCAGTAGTGTACCCAGTGGTACAGACACCAGGTCAGGTTTTAGTTGCAGTAACAGAAGCTACTCCTCCAGCAGTTGTTTCAGCAGTGACTGCAGCAGCAGAAACACCTGTTGTGATCTCAGTAGTGGAAAGATCAGTTGTGAGCCTAGTACTAGAAACTACAACAGAAGCACCAACTGCAATTGCAATGGCAGAGAGACCTGTTATGATCCCAGTGGTACAGACACCAGTTCTGGTTTCAGTGATTGCAAAAGAGGCTGCACCTCCAGTATTTCTACCAGCAGTGACTGCAGGACCAGAGGTGGAGACACCAGTTTCAGTACCAGAAGCACCTGCTGTGATCCTAGCAGTACAAACACCAATGAAAGAACAGGTAGCACAGACACGGACAACACCAGCCATGGTCTTAGTAAAGGCAACATCAGTTGTAACTGGGATGGAGGCACCCACTGTGACCGGGACACCTTTATCCCATGGGGTGATGGGACCAGCTGTTGCCACAGTTATAGTAGCAACAGCTCCACCTGTTGCTACACCAGAAGTAAAGAAAACAATGTTGCAGGTAGTTGAACAGGAGAAAAGGGAAGCAAAGTCAGAGGCTTCAGTTGTGTCTAAAGATGTTGAACCACCATTTGTGGCTGCGAAAGAGGTAAAGATATCAGTTTTAACTCAAGAGTGTATATCAGATGAAGAAAATGGGAAGGCTTCCTTGCGGCATACTTCAACAGAACCTCAGTCAGAGGTAGAGGAGGATGTGTGGGAGGATGCTGTAGATAATATTGGAGATTCCCCATGTCAGGTGACATACACAGAGGATGCGCCCCAAGATACTGCTGCTAAACAAACATCTGATGCTGCAATTTGA